DNA from Pomacea canaliculata isolate SZHN2017 linkage group LG9, ASM307304v1, whole genome shotgun sequence:
TTTGACGAGGATTGCAGCTTTTGGAGTACAACTAAGGTCTGACATTCTCCTTCACATTGTATTTAGaaaacacacccacccactAGGTGTGGTTTTATGCAAGCGGTACGACAGTTAATCACTTAGCTCGAGGTGATGCCAAGCCAGTGACTTTATTGGACACTTGGGGGACAGAGTGAATGGACACTTCATTACGAGTCAAGCAACACTTACCTTTTACCTGCTGTTGTAGTAAGGCCCACTTCCAGCATTCGTACAAACTGTATAGTCACGCTAAATAACGTACAGTATGACTTTGGCAAGAGATCGTTCACACTATCTGGACTAACAGTAAGAAATGTCATAAGATATGCCCAAACACTTGTGAGTTTCCAGACCACCTTAAATATCgtcttgtcaaaatattttccgGCTTGACTCTTTTGCTGACAGACACAGCTATAGAACTCTCTGCTTCATAGCTACTAGATACAACTACAGTACCATCTGGGTCTGTATCTAGCActagtttttgtgtttgatgtatTAATGAGGGCTAATATAAATGGTGATTGGTTTGTCATTTTGCCGGTTGAATCTAATGTCTTAtaatagttattattatttgatgctGCTATTTGTTACTATAGTTTCAAGTGCAGCCGTTAAACTTTTGTCCCGGTTTTTACtgttattgtgattattttgaGGTTATTAGCGCTGAGAGCAAAGAATCATCAGCTGAATCATGCgctgcataaaataaaattttcttgatgctcttcttctttatctctctctctctcacacacaccccaccacacaccacacgccaccataccactcacacaccacataccacacacacacacaaccacactaGGAGTTGTGGAGTGTTTTGCTAAATTCAAGATAAGAGAGGGCTTCATATACGCCATCGAATCGCTGTACAAGAACTTGATGAGAGCAGTAGCATGCAACTACTTGCAGCGAGGCCACACTCTAAGACCGTCTTTCAGGTACCTTGGTGAGCTGGGACATTCGATTCTGAggtggacaaaaaaaaacaaaaacaaacaaaaaaaaaaaaaaaacaacaaaccattacaaacacaaaagaataaattggACATGTAGGACTTGCTTACCACCACTCAACAAGTGTTTAAGTGGCTCGCACCTGTTGAGGGACCGGTATCGGCGGTCAAAGTAAGACTGAAAGAATGAATGCTAGTGCAAACGGAAATAAggcattaaaataataagaagaaaccAACAGCAACGAAGCCTTTGgtgtttataattaaaaattcgTTAAAACTTTACGGTCATAaagttgtttgctgtttttatttcacataacCATAGAGATACATGCTGAATGTTAGTCCAACTCATTAGTTACAATGTCGcaaatgtttgatgtttgaaatGTACAGCATTTAACTGACAATGTCAACAGCGCCATTTACCTCTCTGAAGTCGAATGAAACCGCGAGGAAACATTCCTAAACTCTGGCAATAAACTAAATTATAACTTAATTATACTTAAGTTTGCAcctttttccaaaataatgttttgtgaaataaaaaaacaactatttgCCTTTAGAGGGTAGCAGGATATTCAACTGTGCGATACTGAGGAAGAATCTCTCATTTATTACACAACCTAACATCTCACTTCTCACATGGAGCATATTGACTGCTAGGCACGAAAGTATCCGAGTTAAGACTAGGTAGGTGTTTGTGTATTTCTAGATGATTCTTCGACTTTAAAACTATTACTAGTACTTCCCTACGTccacacaaatttatttccgctTCCTAAACTAATGGCATTTCACAATAGTTTAGTTTGGGAGAAATCGGTCATGAGACGCATGAACATACAATTTTCGGATAATGCAGTGGAGATATTTCAAAGCCCCCCGcgatttctgtttttaatttacagtggtaaataaaaaaatatatttggtcGTTGCTGTTCCTTTTGAATAGCTGATAAGCCCGGGCCTATTTTTGGATAACATGGCAGGCTGCAAATAGTCCAtttctcttcatcatcataatctTCTTAAAAACTAGAAGATAGTTACTACTAGTTCGTTATTACTATTGAAATATATTTGCTGCAATCGGGATTGGGTGCCTGAAATCTTGACTAtctattctttttcttaaactgtTCAGCTGCTTACAACTTTTAGGTACCTCATCTAAACGACAGCCTGCTAATCTCAGCAAAGTACTTTCGGCCTTTTTGGCATTAAAACTTAGCCTTGTTATAATACAGACATTGTAATAAAGCGGTTGGTAACATCCCAGGGTTAGGTAGCTCTTTTGCATGGCACCCTGCCGTCTTAGAATTCCTCTACGTATCGTGTTTTGTAGGATGCCTGGCTCTTGTCGCACGGGGAGATCTGCACGTTCTTTGGAGCGGTCTGCAGAGGCTCAGGACTCGGGTAGGCGAACACCCAGCAGTAGAAAGAGGTCTGGTGGGCGCAGGTGACGCTGGGAAACGTGGCGGTGAGGATGTAGCTGGTGTTTACCGGCGTCTGGCGGATCTCACCTTTCACTCTCAGGTCGTACAGCCTTTGCTCATTGGGGGAGACGTACTCCATCTCCTCCCGGCCCCTGTACAAACACAGGGCACGAAGTCATGAAACGGCTACACTGTCAACTATGAAATGAATTTCAAAGATCCAGGCAAAGTAATAGCTAAAAGCACCGCTATTAATTTGTCACAAAAATTTTTTGTAGACTTGGACATTACTTTTTGGAAGAAGGCATACATTTCGTCAAATTTTAAACTCTAACATAACGGAACGGCACGGTCGACGTAAGAGTTTTGAGTATATGCTAACGAGGCGGTGCCAACAGCAAGAATGGCGTTTTCTTGACAAGTGAAAAATGACTAAAACGCGGGTAATAAAACTATTGCCGGATTAAAGGAATTGATATTTTGTAATGAGCTAGAcccattcatttaaaaataatttttatgtcacAAATTCTGTACGAAACTATAAGACTACTTCGCTAAGGCTGCACTTCTCTCCCTGTCTTTGTAGAAACACAAGAGTTCGTGCGccaacagtgtgtgtgtgtgtgagagagagataagcaaaagaaaaactaggAAGTTAATAACAGAACTACCATTTCATGAAATTTTCCTTTTGGTTAAGTGTTAGCAGGAAAAACCTAATGAAGATTTAGGGGTTGGgagcgttattttattttaaaaagttcaaaagaTTGCTCTGATTAGAAAATCAAGATCTGTACAAGGTATAGTTGTTAATCTGGTTGCACCGTCTGACAAGATTTCACTCATATgcgtaaaataatgtttaatggGTAAACTAATGCTTGACACCAGTTCATCACACAGTAGACATTGTCGATAACTGTCAGTTTTGTCTCTGACCACAGTAACTGAGATCTGAAATAATGTTTAGTGTGACAAAAAGGAAacgttttgctttatttttaagcgTGTGCCACACACTCTGATGAAAATTTCAACAGATTTTGACATCCACAGTACACTACTAGTGTGAAATAATAACTTGACAAGAAAGTTGGGTGGAGACGGCAAGTTACAGAAGACCTACATTTACAGTTACCTGTGCGGAAAGAAAGCAGCGATCTTGGCCGCTACATCGGACTGGTAGAGCCAGATGTGAAATAGTTGATAACTCGTGTCTACCAGGGTGGCCTCACACCGCAGGACTAACTCATTGCCGTAGTTTACCATTGTAGGAATGACACTTTTCAAAAATAGAATATCTTTTCCGGACGAGTTCCCGTGTTTCAAGTCGACCTCGGATTTGTAGAGAATGTTACCTGTCTCGGTCTTACACAAGACGCATGCCATGCCGAGGAATATAAAGAAGCAAAGAGTTGTCACATACATGTTGTGATAATTGGGcgtaaaacaagaacaaaaattatcaatACTATTCTCAGCTCAGACGAAGACAGTCAAAAATCGAAGTGCAGTGTATGAACGCCTCGGAGGGTTCTGGATGAATGCGTTAGACTATCTTCTAATGTCGTCAAACTACAGTGACGTAATATTTCCTCGTTTTTGTCGTCAAAGGACCGTCACACAAGTCAAGAACACTTTCACGAGAAGTTTTTCTGAGTTTCACGATCGGTGATTCTGTAACTACATTATTTTCAGGATCATTATGTGTGTCCCAGTGTCCCACTTTTGTTTCTCCTGGCTAACACTTGATAAAGGCAAGAACCAGACATAAAAACCACTGCAGAAATTTTAGAGGATGGCTCAGTATATTactcgctttctctttctttctgtaaatataTGGATGTGCGTGTTTACATGTGTGcggtgtgtgtttgcgcgcgagTGTTGTGGGGGAAGTTTTGCAAAGGTTTCTTGATATTGGAGCAGCTATTACTTTGTTTACAGGGCGCTTTTACTCACAGTTGATAACATCTGACTGCCAAGGAATGAACCACCACCATATAATTCTATCTCGCTAAAATACTGgttcaaagactggatggtgtcaaACAAGCTtcaactcaatgatgataaaacggaagccctcctatgttagagaagaagaaatccatcttcactcgttagtccaccaagtcacatcaaggtgggcgaaaccaacatcacctttgcgtcctccatcaggaatctgggattcactGTCACCGCAggcatgactcttgctaaacaagttaagctgtctgtcagtctgtctattatgatagactagttacagctgtctgtcagtctgtctattatgatagactagttacagctgtctgtcagtctgtctattatgaacCACTCAAGACCAGCgtcatccgtcacattctgtctactcaagctaccaacactcttgtctgtgtgtttgttttatccagacttgattactgcaactccttacTTGCTGgttgccctgtataccttcttcacaaactccagaaagtacagaactctgctgcacgtctgatGCAtagagctaggaaatgggaccacgccacccctctccgttttctgcactggcttcccatccgttgtggcatccagtacaaactgtccgtgctgtattttcgtttgttttgctttcacctgccctgattatttctacgaactgctcttcccttgcGTCCCAGTTAGACAACTCCGCtcgtcgtctgatgatcgtctccttagtcttcctgtcaccaaaacaacaacatatggccacaggatttttagtcattgtgcagcgaaacaatggaactctttccctttccatatcctccacctacccactattgaatcctttaagcgtgcactgaaaacgcacctcttctgtATACATTACtgctaacaacctttcccataatgctagtcctttttcccacccttctttttgcaatatcatgttactctcagctcttgttcttgttatttggcttttgtgttttctttatttgattttattctacGTTTAGTAGGTTGTTTggtcttttatagctcatatgttatttgctttcctgttcctcgtatgCTGTTCATTTTTCGTTCTTggtcttaagcactaagagcatacttctgaggagtgtgagtatgcgctttacacattttgcattttttattataataataataataaatcattattttcgaAAATGTCTTTTCCTTCTACAACTCAGCACAATATTCTTATGTCATAACTGAAGCATTGCACAATTGTATGATATGCACCATAATGCTACTTTgcatttcttgcatttttattgCCGAAGATTGATTACCATATTAACCGTGCACGTGAAACAAGAACCTGATCTGCTCAGTGTGAGGTCAACCGAATCACCTTGCAGGCTATGCCGCAAACGACATCTGTTGACACTTAGCCGCGGAATCCGTCAGAAGTGGCGATGACGGCGGTGTTAGTACTAGGGACTATGTGCGTGTCCACATCCTTTGAGTCTTGAGACCAGAAAGGAATGAGGGAGGACACCGTTGTCACTTCAGCAATGGGTCGACCTTGATTCCCAAGTTTTCGCACCAGCAGGGGGACAAACGGACGGTCTGTGGTGACGACATCAAACGCCTGGCGACGTGCTTTGAACGTCAAGATGCGTCAGCAGGTGGCGGGCTAGAGCTTTATGTCGGCTCCTTGTTTCTGACCCCCGACACCTTTGCTGCTTCTCGTTTCCTGGCTCAATCTTAGTCTTGTTTCTGCACTCCCCAAATCCCTTCTCTTAATTAACCCAGAAAAACGAAGACATTGATACTGTGTGCTTCTTGTGTCGATTTGGGGTTCGCCTatgattgtttctttctttaaactatGGACATATATTTTAGTCTGTCGATGATGGAGATGGAGGGtctaatgaataaaatattaaatgctaTTACAAATTTTTAGTGAAGGTCTATTGAAGCACTGTGATTCTGAGACTGGGAAACAGTACCGTATTAGTTCCATGATAATGCTGATGATTTTTATTCCCCTCCCTTTGTTGGTTTCTTATTTCTATCTCGCTTTTGCCAGCACCCTGATTTTCTGACATCCTTTTGTTGGCTCCGCTTGTGACGACTCCGCTATAGCTCTGCTCATTTCTTACCTATATTGTCGGCTGTTATGTTCCCTGCTGCAAATTTCTTGATGAAGCTGTTCCAATATGAgatcttaaaaataacaaacttatAAAGTAGAATATGAGCATCATATTGAATGTTAGCTTGACACCATGGTCACATtgttaacaacaaaaacaagaatccTAAAGTTCATTATGTGTGGGGTAATACCCCCAACCCTGTCCAACTCATTCCTTCGAGACTGTTGGTGTTTATACAGGATTTCAACATGTTAATCTACGAGAGGGTTCTTTAGGATCAAAGAGAGCTCGCCACCCCTCCCCAACCCATTCCCGCCTCCCACTTCAACAATGCACTTCgcgcttaaaaaaacaaataagaaacgGAGAAGCGGGACCGCCGATGATGCCAGGTTTGCAAACAACGCCATTGACCATTCTGGCGAGCTAATCATGCCATTGAACTTGAGCTCCTGGTCGTCACAGTCGGCGATAATCCCAACCCGAGAAGCCTTGATCGTCGGGACAACAGTCGGTGAGCGGTGTCTGCGTTACGTCATGCCAGGTGTTCAGGAGCCGTTACATGTCAGCTCAGAGAATAAGCGTGGACAAACTTTGTGGCCTCTGCTCTACCATCCATCTTCAGATGTTCCTCCACGTGTTCATAAACCAGGCCGAATGCCCTGCGATTTTTTCCAGTAACAAGGTAATGTGACAAACTTGACCAGAGCCAAGATAGGAGCATCTGGCATTAATGAACTGCGTGGAATTATGTTTTTCTAGTACTCTGAGGAGAACCGTGCAGAGAAGTTTTACCTGTTTTATATgttctttatttaaatgtaagcAATAAGCCATTGAATACTTTATGACATGCATAGGAAGTGAGGCTCTCTTCTTCTagctatttttttccttcagacaAAAGACgtgctataatttttttctatacaatTGATAATTTCTTTAAATCAGGTTagcataacaaacaaaaatattttaggtaTCAGTGATTGCAAGCAAACTGAACATactttttatctatttattgcCACAAATAATACTGCTATTTTAGAAACGTTCTTATTCAAAAGGCGAAAAAATAcatgacaaaaacatattctggaACAGAATAtctcttttttcaaacaaaacaaggaaTCATTAGCAATGTTGTGTCTGCTTACTACAGAATTCAAGTATCTCAGAGAAGAGATGGCGATGACCTATGTACTGTCTTTGAAAGAAAGTAACCAAAAAAATTAGTGTAAGTTTAAATCATTAGAATACGGAACTGACCAATCTCATAACCCAAAAGAGACTGTAAATAGAATGCTAATACTAACAGAGACAGAGCAAACCAGTGAAGTGTTAGAAATAAAGCAGGAAATCACAATGTCTGTGTCTGgttcccctccttctctctttctgtgtgtgtgtgtgtgtgtgagagagagagagacagagagacagagaaagaaacatacCTGCTACCTTCATAActcgatgtaaaaaaaataacaacagtgtcaacaataataacacaagATATTTTGAATGatactggttaaaaaaaatctacaatatATTTTGACGAATCCTGCAGACGGTCAAACATTAATAGGGAATCCTGAAAAGCTCGGAAGTCTCAAATTTATTGGTTAGAAAATAAAGCAAGTCTCACCagaatttataaagcattaaaaaaaggagaggaaagagattgaaatgaaaaaagagcGTCGGAGAGGCTACCACCTTCTGGCGCTAACATGCTAGAGAGGCCAAGGAGATCGATGTGAGAGCCTAAGGGGATCACTGTCCCTTAAGATGAGGATGATGTTTGAGTGCCCGGCCCTGACCCACACTGGCTGAGTTGTGTGCACAGTCAGCCGCCTGTTCCCTGTTTGGGTGCCATAACGTTCAAATATAATCTAGCCTCGTGAGCCAGTGCAAGCAGAAGGCAAAtcgttttgaaataaaactaaaaacaggCCAATTTTGTAGTCGGCGGACGACAGCTGCATCCGTTAGGTATTTGGACAACGGCTTTTAATGTCCGAAACAACATGAGTCTGTGTCTCAAGTCCGACGCTTATATGTGTGTCCAGCAGACATCACGTGCAGCAAGGAAAAGTGTCGATCaccgaaaaataaaaaaggatgaaaatcTCGATGATCGTACACTGCTTTTTTGTCCACTCCTCAAACTCTCATTCCATCATTTCCTGTTATGTGTTGTCATTACTTTGTCCTTTTATCGACTGTTTCTCTGGTAGACACGGGAATGAACAACTGTGTTGCCGTTTGTTACCAGACATTACTGTAAAGCACGTCTCTGTATTGAATACGATAAAATGAGTACAAAGTGCgttttcattcacacacacacacacaaataagcgAAAATTGCACCTTTACTCCACTCATACTGTCCCATATCTCTCACTTCCCCCTTATCATCCGTCTATCCAATCACTCATCTCAAacctccccccctctctctctctcacacacgcacacgcacacacattctctctcataCCCATACACAGCTTCTCTCACAtgctcacacactcacatgcatacacacagagtCTAGGTTTTAAACCACttgatcattttctttcttcatcttcacaataaattaatgtttatccTTACTTAAGTGATCTTTTGATATATAACTCTATCTCAGACGTCGGACGGACTGGCGAAGTGCACGGCTGACGAGGGGCTCCATTGCCTGGTTGTTAATAAACTTACTTTTGCAATAAAATTCTGCTTGTTTGAGGCCTGATGAAGTGCAAAAGGCTGTGAAAGCAAACATAGATTCTCCCCAAGATATTTTCTAGGCAAGACGATTACCTCATAGTTCACCACCTGTGACATGGACCCATAAGGGTATGGACGTTTTTTCTGCTCAAGGAGAGTGGCAAACTCAGAACCTCTTTTCAACTGAATTTTTCGTTCACTTTGACTTCTGTCTGTTGCTCCTTCTGCGTCTTCTCCCCGTTTACGTGtgtatgctgtgtgtgtttaaaaaaaaatgcatgagagaaagagaggagttTTCAAATTTGCTCTTTGTGCCTTCCCcagacatttttcatcacctcTCTTTATTGGTGTcacaagaaagattttttttctttgagggTATCGACTGTTTTAACGGCTCAACACTTAGTGACCCCCAGGGATGTTGAAATTTCTGAGGGTCACTAAGGACGCCGACTGGAAGAGCAACAAACCGCAACACTGACCGGTTCCATCTGTCAACAGCATGTGACCTTCAAACAAGAGACCACTTCCACTGTAGGCTTACAGCAATATGCCTCGAAAAATGAcagttacattttattattattcta
Protein-coding regions in this window:
- the LOC112572823 gene encoding uncharacterized protein LOC112572823, translated to MYVTTLCFFIFLGMACVLCKTETGNILYKSEVDLKHGNSSGKDILFLKSVIPTMVNYGNELVLRCEATLVDTSYQLFHIWLYQSDVAAKIAAFFPHRGREEMEYVSPNEQRLYDLRVKGEIRQTPVNTSYILTATFPSVTCAHQTSFYCWVFAYPSPEPLQTAPKNVQISPCDKSQASYKTRYVEEF